ATTTTAGcaataaattattaaacatttaaataaatacaacctACAGCTctacacaaacaagaaatccATCTTACTCACACAGCTGCTCTTGGGGCATTTTACAGAGGGAATGGGACCTGAGAGCTTTGCGTAATAAACCTTCCGTTGGTACCAGACATGATTCCTTGCAGGTATTGGCCTGAATGTAAGTCGTGGCGAAGGGCATAAAGCGAGATACAGGATCTCTGGCAGTCGTGGCCTGCACAGGTAGGATTTCTTTACAGGAAACAGCAAAAACTTCCAGATGCCCGATATACATAAATATCAACATTTAAGCTTTagagcagaaaataaataaaaattaaaggaaGGTACCTTTCCAATTTACAACGGCTCTCTGCAGTTACACGCTGTACAATACATTCAATAAATGTCTCAACTTGAGACTCCTAAAATCGAACACTGTGTAGGAGCACAACCCTCATTTGTCTGAGCTGACACAGTCACATCGCAAGTGCTATTCTGTTCCTCCTAAACTGCATTAACTGCTCGTCCCTCTGCAGCAAACCAAAACAAGTAGTGCAATGCCGACAGTGCTTTCTGTTCATTAAGACGTCACATCAActttcccaggaaaaaaaaagaggcagatatttttttaaaaagcaagaagttatacatatattttatacgTTCGTGTTTTATGATAATATGCTTTTCATAAGCAGCGCCACTAGTTTTATAGAGTCTACATTAAACAACCTAAATGCAAGCCGTTTCGTTTGAATACACAAGATGATGCAGAACATAAcctctatttattttgtttctgcaaTCTGGCCTGGCTGATATTTTTTAGGAAATCAATTATGTTCGTGTTCAAAATGAGGTCGCCAATAAAGACTAGAACTCCTATCGAGCCGTCAAATCCAAATTATCAATGGGCTGCAGAATGACATGGCAAACAAAGCGTTTCCCTTGGTTGTACCAACACACGGAGGTGCTGCGTCAGTATTAACTTTCGATTTTCAAAAtggcccaaaaaaataaaataaaaagtcagaCTCGATATTAAAAATGGGaaggctgggggcgggggaaggAACACACTTCTGCCTTTTGCTTAAATGTACTCAGAAATGACACTGGGATATTCTGTTAAGGGTGGTGCAGACAACTAAAAGAACTGGACAGTCAGTTTCCTACACAAAGATTGTCTAAGTGTTAAGTCTGCCGGTTATAAGAAGGCTGCCCTGACGGACAGGCGGACGGATCGGGCGGTGTAGTGCGGTGTTCAGGTCAGAGGACCAGCGCCCTGGAGGCGCAGCCGGTGGTGTACGTGTTCAGGTACTTCCTGGCCTGCTCCGTCATGATCAGCTGGTCCTCCGTCTTCCCGTACACGACGGTCTCCCATTCGCTGTTCACCTGGAGGCGGGGCAGAAACCGCACATCACTATGTGCTCTTCTACAAATCAATGACGTTTGTCCGCTGTTGTCCACTGTCACCAGCCACACGAAAGGATAAAAACACAAGGCTCTTCATCGTACTGTAAACCTCACAGCAGAGTGAATACAAAAcgcgggggggtgctggagcctatcccagcatgcattgtcacatgcattgggcgagaggcaggaatacaccctggacaggctgccaatctatcgcagggcacacataccattcactcacacctatgggaaACTcagagtctccaatcagcctatctgcatgtctttggactgtgggaggaaaccggagtacctggaggaaacccatgaGGACACTGCCCATTTTGTACTTATACTATTAGCTAACAAAATTTTCACGATTGTCACAATTGTCACGCTTTTCGAGACTAAAGGAAAAGTCCaattaatttgtaataataataatttggcaattgactgaatgcacacacactatggAATATGCTGATGTCTTCAGTGACTATTAGAAGAAAGAAGCAAGTTAGTGCGGAAGCATGGAAGCTCTCCATCGTGACTGAGAGGAAAGGAAGGTACAGTAAAATCACGCTCACTGAACGGACCTGAGCCGGGGAGTCATAGCGGGACGTCCTGAGCAGAGAGGGGCTGCCCTTCCTGCCCGGCGAACTGAACCCCGGCTCCTGCTTCACCTGCGTGGGGGAGGAGGCGCGGTCCTCCCTGTCCATCAGGGGCGTCATCAGCAGGGAGCTGGTCAGCAGGCTGTCCCCGGGAGGCTGCCGTGGAAACGCACCGTCACTCCGCTGTCCGTCAAAAGCAGGAGGCCGCCTTCACGACGGCACTCGCCTGACTGCCCGCCTCCCGCACCCTCCCATCAAACGGCCTCACTGCCCTTCTCACACACGCAGCCTAACCTTGAAACGCTACAAAACTTCACCCTTTAGATggcatgtgtgaatgagagcCGGAGTTAGCCTTCTGAAAAAGTTTCTCCTGCCGACTCAAGATCCTGCCGATCTTGGAACATTTACGTTCAGTTTTAACGTTAGTGTGAACAAAACCGCAAGATTAGTAGATCAATAACGCAACCTTGACTGCCAAGACATCCATCCAGCTACGCTGctataaaaataagaaatgtagGCTGTTTcagtcacacatacatatatagttATACAAGTTCTACAGTTCCCATAAGTGTACATCCACATGAAAATCAGCTGTTGTGCAAGCAAATTAAGGTTAGACAGGTTCTCTGACTAGTAAACCGAAGTTAACAAAGTCACACCTTGTTGACAGTGCTTGCTCAAACAACACCTGGCACCATGTATGAATGCTATCAACCCAGTAAAACAACAGATTGCCACTGGCTGTGTAAAAAAGAGAAGCCACCAGCGCTGCAGAAAAGGGTAATATGGCCATGTTCCACGCGTGAAGAACACATACCCCACCACCAGAAGGAGGAATGGCAGCTCCCTCTGACAGACCGGTGGAAGTGTGGGCGATTCAGCACTGTGACACGTGTGCTGATATGTGAAGGTGAAACGTGGAAAGAAGTGGATAAGAGGAAGGAGCTCTAGCAGTGACAGGTGGTGCGCTGCCTAACGCCCCAGACcctggagggtgggggtgtctCTTTGTGGGGGCTCTCAGGTTGTGGGGCTCTCAGGTTGTGCCCtggagcgtggggggggggggaggctcacCTGCGCGTTGTTGATCTGTTCCTGGGAGAACAGCTGGACGTTGAGGCAGTCCTTCCCCCAGGAGTCCAGCACCAGCGACTTCCTCACCTTACGGGCGGGAGCGTCGAGCTGGAATTCACAACGCTCGGGCTCAGCAACGGCCTCGTGTCTCATTCTCATGATCTCACACCACCTTACAGACCATCAATCTGAAACACGACTCACGACTCCAACGCTGATGAATGAAAAGCAGTTCCCCTTGACAGACAGGCGATAAAAAAAGGCTCTGAATCCCGATCTTTGCTTTCTGAAACCACACCTCGCACAGATCGGGTATTTCTGAGAGGAAGTGCGTACCTCGTGTTTCCAGGTTCTGAATTCGGGCTGCATGTCCCCGCGGGTGAATATGTCCGTCCCCGTCTCCTCTTTCAGCACCTCTCGGATGTCCTCCTCCAGGAAAGCCAGCGGCTGCGGCTGCAAAGCAAGGAACAAAACTCAGCGAGACGCAaaggagaacagagaggagagacacaggcacgaacacacagggacaaaacacacaaccactGATATGCAGGGATAAACACACTGGTACTGACACAcgtgcactgacacacagggacaaacacacaggcactaacacacaggaacagacacacaggtactgaCACACAGGGATAAACACACAGCCACTGATATGTAGGGATAAACACACTGgtactgacacacatgcactgacacacagggacaaacacacagggactgacacacagggatGAACACACAGGCACTGGCACACACAAGTGTTGACAGAGCCATTACATATTGCATGTCTCATAATTACATACCACCATCTTCAAGGGCCCGTACATCTTCTCCTGGGCAGCCATGGCATTTTTGAAGGGCGTTGGAGTCCGTGGAGTGGGGCCCAAGATAGATTTCCGAATTTTAGGGGTCCGGAACCTGAGAGATaaagcagataaaaggtctgTTGAGACGTGCAACCCTGGGACCCTGAATTATGAGAAACCAAAGGGCCCCCGTTCCACTATCAGGGGCCAGTGCTGGCCTCTCCTACCCAGCGTTCTCCTTCTGGTGTTTGGGCGTCATCTCCTTCTGCAGGGGCGTGTTCAGGAGACACTTCTGCCCGCACACGGGGGTCGACGTCAGGGCCGGGTTGTCCAGGTTCAAATGTTCATTCCCCGATATGTtgaaaaactgtatttaaaacagttcatcatttttttttcaattagaaTTTATTATAAGCAACCAAatccttttttattaaaacaaaaatattcccATTTTAATAAGGATATGTACAGTGCACGTGTATAGGTAGTGTCGTTACATTATGTTCTCTCAGCAGACCCTCTTATGTAAAGCGACCGAGTGCATAGTACACAGTGTTCTGCCAGGACGTacctgggagggagagaaaggcagagCTTTGACAGGGGTGGTCTTAGGCGAGGTGCTGCTGGTGTCCAGGAAAGAAGCACTGTTGCTCTCACCGGAGGGTGActgctcccccctctccctcctcttcctcctcaggaTGGACGGGGGCGTGTTGAATTTGGCCACGATGGGCGAGACGAACGGGACCGCCTTGCCCTGGCCaccgcccccagcccctcccccgccgcaGCCCTTGCCCTGGTCGGGCACGGCGACGCCGTCGAACTGGTAGCCCATCTCCTCGGGGGTCCCGTCCTGGTCCTGGGGCTGGGGAAAGGGCGCGGCCTCCTGCTTCATGGGGGACCCCACCTCCGTCAGGCTGAAGCTGGCCACGTTGCTCCAGGCCACCGGGTCCTGCAGAACCAGACACATCTACAATGCATTTTCAACACGCCCCCGGTCTCCGCCCAGCCCCGACCCAGACCAATCGCCGCAAGAGGTTGgcggagaagggggaggggcccgcTCACCGAGTCGATCAGCTCCATGGTCTCGGCGAACTCGGGGATGGTCTGCAGGGAGTTGAGCACGGCGCTGGCCTCCACTGCCAGGAACTTGCTGGGGGAGACCTggacgggggcggagcccgaACCCGAGCCCAGGCTCTCCTCGGCGCGGCAGAACTCCATGCTGTGGTCCTCCAGGCTGCTCATGGTGGTCATGGTGTCGTCGGCCACGCTGTCGGACCAGCGCGGGTACCTGTCGGGGTTCTGTGGAGGCCACAAGCGACAGTCAGACGGCTGGGTTTGGATGAaacacccgggggggggggggggaaggggctcGGAGGGGTTCGAGCCACGTGGGGAGGCAGGATGGGAGGGGTGACGAGCGACGGGCGGCAGCCCAAAATCCTGAAGGGGACGGCAGAACCGGCCGCCGAGCTAACATGGAACCGCCGTGACCGGTGCCacacccagcagcaccagcaacCGTGGGACTCCTCCCACCAGCCATTCCATGTTCAGCAAACGACCATccgaccaaccgaccaaccaacaCGTCATACGGCACCGCAGCCAATCACCGCCCCTCCTTAAGCATTGCCCTTGCTTTCTGAGAGCAGCTGCTTCGCTGCTGAAGCCCGAATGTGTTAAAGGGGGCGATGCTTATGAAGTGAGCCAGGCTGAAACGGGCACGGCCGGCATTACCCTTCAGCCTGGCCACTCAGGCGGGAGGAAGAACCCAGAGCGAACGCTCAGGTAATGCCGCCTGGATGCGAAAACAGAAAGACAGGAACGAAACACGCCGATGCTAGTCTGAACGATACCGTCGTCCCAAGCCACACACACGCCGTGCACTACCGCTGCTATGCAGGAAGGGGGGAAGCGGttaggaaggggggcgaggggggggggggtcgcctgCCGGACGGTGTGAAGCGGTGAGCGCAGCTAACCGGGATGAGTGGGtgaggatggggaggggggggggactgggtaCTACAGCGcactatgcacacacagtgtCCTTACACATGAGGCTGCCTGTCTTCTGACTTCATTCTCAGCTGACATAAGCAGCAGCTCAAGTTCCTTAATTCTCTGCTCTTTGTCAGGATCATCGTGGCACGGCTGCTGGAAGAAAGACGTGGGAGAGGACGGGGAAGGAAGGAGGcagggacaggaggaggaggagagacgggAAGGAAAACATCCCATTTATTCACATGTTACTTCCGCCCCATTGAGTCTTCAATGATGCATCAgtattaacatttaaaagacCTTCTCAGATAATGCTTCTGCGGTGACACTTATTGCCGATAAATGGGCCTGCTGAGCCTTCAGACACCGTACTTCTGTATAATGACAGTAACCATAGTGTTCTACATAAGACGAATAAGATGAATGATGTAATGACTGATTGGTTTGTTGATGAATTTTatgtacacaaatacagaatGTGTAATTTATGTTGGCAAACAGGCAGGGCAATGGAACTATTGCATCATCAACTGTCGGCCAATAGCAGCCCGTTTCATCAACGTCAATAAAAAGGCTGGATTTAAAATTACATTGCAAGTTCcaaccaaaatgaaaaatgaagtgttGTGACGTTACAAAGATTATTAACAGAACTAATAACCTGTGGAGTCTTAAAGCTAAACATGGAGCATAGAGATGCATCAGTGAAGACTTAAATGAAGACCAATTAAGAATACCAgaggacaaacacaaacacagaatgttAATAcacagaggaagaaaagagaCAGACTCATTCCGCGTTTGGTGGAACGAGTTTCAAGAGATAAACTGGACACGAACCAGAACGGAGACATACAGTGCATGTGCAGCCCACCAACACGGAcactttgtgtttctgtctgtgtgcgcgctGTCGGAGAGAAAAGCTCACCTGAACGAAGACAGGTGAGGTATCAGGGATGCCGTCCACACACTGCCTGTCCATTGGGCCAAAGTATCCCGCAAGCTATGAAGAgaaaacacgcgcacacacacacacacacacgcacgcacatactgAGTGATGCATGAAAACACTGCACCGTGTCTTAATACGTGTAGATAAATCTCCCAGTCCCTTAAAAGACTAAGACACAGTGAGCCAGGAAATATACAGAGGCTTGTCATGAGTCCACTTTTATTAACACTCAAGGGTCAACCCAAAGGTGAAGCAGCTTATCCTCAGGCAGTAAGGAGTCAGTctgaggcaggagagagagagagagagagagagagaggggcggaggagCACCTGTGCTGGGTTGGTGATGAACATCTGGTTGTGGTCGTGCCGCATGTCCGCGGACGGGCGGGACTTGGACTCTCTCTTCCCGCCGTGGGCGGACTTGTAGGCCGCAGAGCTCTCCTGCAGGTAGCCCTCGTGCTCCACCTTCCTCCGCATGGTGGAGTTCCAGTGATTCTTGATGGAGTTGTCCGTCCTGTGGGCGGACGTAGGGAGAGCCGCTGACCTCCGCTTCTCCAGGCACACATCGTACAAGGAGCTTGGCTTTAGCCCCCCCTTCTCTAAGCTGTGGTTAATATGTGCATGCGTTCTAACTGCTCCCCAACAGGGCAGGGGCCAATGAAAAACAGTCTAGTCTAGGTCTAGTCTTAGTAATGTTACGGCTGTTTCTCTGttaaaaactgcacaaaaaaaacctttaaacaaGGTTAAACAAACCAGTACAAACATTAAGCATGCGTTTCCCTTCCAACTCTTCATGTCATTTTTGCTAAATTGTGGTCCCGGTAGTGGTCTGAAGATCAGTTTAAATGTGGGGCGGAGCAGCGATGAGCACTGGAGCAGTGACAGGCGCACGGCAGGCCTACCTCCCGGGCAGCAGCTTGGAGATCTCGGCCCAGCGGTTGCCGAGGCGCCGGTGGGCCTCGTAGATGATGCGGTCCTCCTCCTCGGTCCAGGAGGACTTCTTCACCTCGGGGTTGAGGTGGTTGTGCCAGCGCTCCCTGCACTGCTTGCCGATGCGGCCCTGCAGGTGCTTGGCGATGATGGACCAGCGCTTGGGGCCGTATTTGTGCACCAGCTCGATCACCTGCGCGcacaaacggggggggggggggccggggtcACACTCTGGGGGGGCCCCTTCCGACGGATCGGGGCCACGCCCGGCGTGAGAGGGGCCTAAGGCGCACCGGCGCAGGGGAGAGATAGGCGCCCTACGCTCTGGGACGGCGTACAGTTCTTTATTTCTGCgatcatggtaaatggtaaatggactgcatttatatagcgcttttatccaaagcgctttacaattgatgcctctcattcaccagagcagttaggggttaggggttaggtgtcttgctcaaggacacttcgacacgcccagggcgggctttgaaccggcaaccctccgactgcc
This is a stretch of genomic DNA from Anguilla rostrata isolate EN2019 chromosome 4, ASM1855537v3, whole genome shotgun sequence. It encodes these proteins:
- the mybl1 gene encoding myb-related protein A isoform X3, with the protein product MANNRSRSEDEDEELLSTDPESRDQKNPKKLLCKVKWSRDEDELLKKLVEKHGTDSWKLIANYLPKRTDGQCQHRWQKVLNPELVKGPWTKEEDQRVIELVHKYGPKRWSIIAKHLQGRIGKQCRERWHNHLNPEVKKSSWTEEEDRIIYEAHRRLGNRWAEISKLLPGRTDNSIKNHWNSTMRRKVEHEGYLQESSAAYKSAHGGKRESKSRPSADMRHDHNQMFITNPAQLAGYFGPMDRQCVDGIPDTSPVFVQNPDRYPRWSDSVADDTMTTMSSLEDHSMEFCRAEESLGSGSGSAPVQVSPSKFLAVEASAVLNSLQTIPEFAETMELIDSMCLVLQDPVAWSNVASFSLTEVGSPMKQEAAPFPQPQDQDGTPEEMGYQFDGVAVPDQGKGCGGGGAGGGGQGKAVPFVSPIVAKFNTPPSILRRKRRERGEQSPSGESNSASFLDTSSTSPKTTPVKALPFSPSQFFNISGNEHLNLDNPALTSTPVCGQKCLLNTPLQKEMTPKHQKENAGFRTPKIRKSILGPTPRTPTPFKNAMAAQEKMYGPLKMVPQPLAFLEEDIREVLKEETGTDIFTRGDMQPEFRTWKHELDAPARKVRKSLVLDSWGKDCLNVQLFSQEQINNAQPPGDSLLTSSLLMTPLMDREDRASSPTQVKQEPGFSSPGRKGSPSLLRTSRYDSPAQVNSEWETVVYGKTEDQLIMTEQARKYLNTYTTGCASRALVL
- the mybl1 gene encoding myb-related protein A isoform X2; the encoded protein is MANNRSRSEDEDEELLSTDPESRDQKNPKKLLCKVKWSRDEDELLKKLVEKHGTDSWKLIANYLPKRTDGQCQHRWQKVLNPELVKGPWTKEEDQRVIELVHKYGPKRWSIIAKHLQGRIGKQCRERWHNHLNPEVKKSSWTEEEDRIIYEAHRRLGNRWAEISKLLPGRTDNSIKNHWNSTMRRKVEHEGYLQESSAAYKSAHGGKRESKSRPSADMRHDHNQMFITNPAQLAGYFGPMDRQCVDGIPDTSPVFVQPCHDDPDKEQRIKELELLLMSAENEVRRQAASCNPDRYPRWSDSVADDTMTTMSSLEDHSMEFCRAEESLGSGSGSAPVQVSPSKFLAVEASAVLNSLQTIPEFAETMELIDSDPVAWSNVASFSLTEVGSPMKQEAAPFPQPQDQDGTPEEMGYQFDGVAVPDQGKGCGGGGAGGGGQGKAVPFVSPIVAKFNTPPSILRRKRRERGEQSPSGESNSASFLDTSSTSPKTTPVKALPFSPSQFFNISGNEHLNLDNPALTSTPVCGQKCLLNTPLQKEMTPKHQKENAGFRTPKIRKSILGPTPRTPTPFKNAMAAQEKMYGPLKMVPQPLAFLEEDIREVLKEETGTDIFTRGDMQPEFRTWKHELDAPARKVRKSLVLDSWGKDCLNVQLFSQEQINNAQPPGDSLLTSSLLMTPLMDREDRASSPTQVKQEPGFSSPGRKGSPSLLRTSRYDSPAQVNSEWETVVYGKTEDQLIMTEQARKYLNTYTTGCASRALVL
- the mybl1 gene encoding myb-related protein A isoform X1, encoding MANNRSRSEDEDEELLSTDPESRDQKNPKKLLCKVKWSRDEDELLKKLVEKHGTDSWKLIANYLPKRTDGQCQHRWQKVLNPELVKGPWTKEEDQRVIELVHKYGPKRWSIIAKHLQGRIGKQCRERWHNHLNPEVKKSSWTEEEDRIIYEAHRRLGNRWAEISKLLPGRTDNSIKNHWNSTMRRKVEHEGYLQESSAAYKSAHGGKRESKSRPSADMRHDHNQMFITNPAQLAGYFGPMDRQCVDGIPDTSPVFVQPCHDDPDKEQRIKELELLLMSAENEVRRQAASCNPDRYPRWSDSVADDTMTTMSSLEDHSMEFCRAEESLGSGSGSAPVQVSPSKFLAVEASAVLNSLQTIPEFAETMELIDSMCLVLQDPVAWSNVASFSLTEVGSPMKQEAAPFPQPQDQDGTPEEMGYQFDGVAVPDQGKGCGGGGAGGGGQGKAVPFVSPIVAKFNTPPSILRRKRRERGEQSPSGESNSASFLDTSSTSPKTTPVKALPFSPSQFFNISGNEHLNLDNPALTSTPVCGQKCLLNTPLQKEMTPKHQKENAGFRTPKIRKSILGPTPRTPTPFKNAMAAQEKMYGPLKMVPQPLAFLEEDIREVLKEETGTDIFTRGDMQPEFRTWKHELDAPARKVRKSLVLDSWGKDCLNVQLFSQEQINNAQPPGDSLLTSSLLMTPLMDREDRASSPTQVKQEPGFSSPGRKGSPSLLRTSRYDSPAQVNSEWETVVYGKTEDQLIMTEQARKYLNTYTTGCASRALVL